The stretch of DNA TCCGCGATTTTGGCCGGCGTAGAGGTCCAATTAAGGACCACCTGAGGCAATATGATGCCATCCTCCACACCGGGGCCGGCGATAGCTTTGCGGATATATACGGCTTCAAGAGATTGTCGTTCATGGTTTATACACACTTTGTTGCCCGCCGATTGAACATTCCCATATTTATGGGACCACAAACCATAGGGCCATTCACCACTTCCATAGGACGCTTCTTAGCCAAGCGAATGCTGCGGGAAGCACGCGTCGTAATTACTCGAGACACGGCCAGCGCAAACTATGCCGCTATGTTGGGCCGTGCTGTGGACGCGAGAGCTACGGATGTTGTTTTCGCTTTACCCTCCGTGCAGACAGAAAAATGCCGTGACATAGTCTTAAATGTGTCGGGCCTACTTTGGTTTGGAAACGAACACGTAAATTCTGAAGACTACAAAAGCTCAATTCGGAAGCTCATTGCACTCCTTGAATCAGAGGGGAGGACGGTTTCTTTACTTGCACACGTTGTTAACGATCCTAGTGTTGTTGACGATGCCGCAGCGATCCGGCAATTGGTGACTAGCGATGACCTTGTGAACGAAGTTCTGATACCAGACTCCCTTGGTCAAGTACGGGAGTACGTTAGCTCTGCCCAACTTGTCATCGGCTCCAGGATGCACGCGTGCTTGAATGCTCTCTCGGTTGGCACTCCGGCCATCCCATGGGCCTACTCCCGCAAGTTTGCTCCACTGCTAGCCGACATCGGCTGGGACATCTCGGTGGATCTGAAGGAGGCGCGCGATCCTGCAGGCACCACGTTGGCCTTGCTCAGAGCAATCACCGACGAACAGTGGAGCCAGAAGGTGCAGACCGTACTATCGCAGACAACCGAACGCCTCGAGTTAGCAGTAGAGGCACTTCAACCGAATTTACAAGAGGCCGCATGAGCAGCAAAGACTTACGCACCGCCGTCGACAAAGTTGTACGGAACGGCAACTGCACGGGCTGTGGCGGTTGTGCCCTACTTGCTTCGAACATCGAAATGGAACTTGACTCCGACGGTTTCATGCGTCCGGTTTTCCGTAAGGATTTCGTTGATTCGAGTCCAGACATGACTCGGGTCTTCGAAAGAATGTGCCCTGGAATATCCGTGACCGAAAGAACCGATCCCACGCTTTCTCACCATCCGACGTTTGGAAAGTACTTCTCTTCCTGGGAAGGTCGGGCAATCGACGAAACCGTGCGAAGAACAGGTAGCAGCGCCGGAGTTCTAACGGCCCTGTCTGCTTGGCTCATTGACTCCGATAAGACCGGACGAGTCATCGGCAGCGCTCGGGATGCGGTGAGACCTACTCGCACCGTTCCGGTTTCGATAACCTCGCGCGAGGATGCCCTTCGCTCAGCGGGCTCCAGATACGCACCCGTAGCTAACCTCCCTCTGCTTAAGACCGACGGGGCCGACAACGCGTTTGTCGGTAAACCCTGTGAGGCTTCCGCGGCCAAGCAACTCTTCGATATGGCAGGTGTGTCCGACGAATCAAGGCCTATCGTTCTATCGTTTTTCTGCGCCGGGACACCAAGCCAAAATGCTACGGAAGGCCTCATTCGTAAACTGGGCGTGGAAGAGGAGAGCGTTGGCACTTTGGACTATCGCGGAAACGGGTGGCCAGGGGACTTCCGTATCGGGCTCGTTGACGGAACTGATCGCGAAATGTCCTACCAGGAGTCTTGGGGCGGTCATCTGGGCCGCAACCTTCAATGGCGGTGCAAGTTATGCGTTGACGGGACAGGTGGACATGCTGATATCGCGGTCGGCGATTATTGGCACGCTGATGCAAAAGGGTTCCCGGTCTTCACAGATGCCGAAGGAACCTCTGTCGTCATAGCTCGGACGCGTCGCGGGGAAGAACTCCTACAAGAAGCGGCTGCTGCCGGAATTGTTAGCCTGAGTCCACTTGACCTACGAAAAGTTGCGGCAATTCAGCCCCTTCAGGTCACTAGGAAGAACACCCTATTAGCCCGCCTCATCGGACGCCGGCTGGGAGGAAAAGCTGTGCCCCGCTACCGAGGATACAAATTGGGCCGTTTGGCGTTAAGCGACATGCCGAACTCTGCGAAGTCCCTTCTCGGAACCTATCGTCGAACCATTCGGCGGATGGGACCGAATCGGTGAGTGAACTTACCGAGCCAAGATCGGAGGGAGTTAGTAACAAAGCTGGTTGGAGTCAACCACTTGCATCTAAGGCCACTACAGACAGTCCAATGGCTGATTTCACTGCCGCGGCCGCGGCAAAGAGTCTTCCAGCAAGTGTATTTTTCGCTAGCAGGCTGGCGCCTGTGACGCGATTGGCTCGCATCCAGCTTGTACGCCAGTTCAATTCTCTCCGTCCCGCCAGCTGCCGCTCGACGTTCCAGCACACAGGTTCAGAGATTCGGAGTAGAAAGCCAGCAGTTAAGCAAAGATGAAAATGCGCCATTCTCTAGTAGGTAAGCTTCTTACTCGCCACTACGCACGCATGCCCTTCAAGTCTTCACTGCTTAGGTTTTGCACGAGGATTGAAGGTGGCCAACTCTATTCCTTAACTCTTCGCACCATACTTCAACAGCGCCACGGCGTTCAGGTCGGCCGGTACTCATATGGTTCTCTTCTTACACCTGGTATGGCTGATGCGAATACTTTTATCGGAAACTACGTTTCAATCGGCCCGAACGTGCGTAGATTTGGCGCCGCTCATCCTACCCAAAATCTCGTGATGCACCCATTCTGGTACAACCCCAAACTGGGACTCGTTTCTAAAACGTCTGATGTGGCGAGAGGCTCCTGCCACATCGGCGATGACGTTTGGATCGGAGCAAACACCGTTCTCCTTCCGGGATGTAAGCGCGTCGGACATGGCGCCGTTGTTGGAGCAGGCTCGATTGTGACGAAGGACGTCCCCGACTTCGCTGTTGTCGTAGGAAGCCCCGCTCGCCAAATTTCATTGCGACTAACTGAAAACGAACGAAGGCAACTTCTCGAATTGAATCCGTGGTCGCAGGACCCCATAACGGCATCGAGGATCCTTGCAAGCATTAGGGCAGAACAGGCGTGAATTGGATCCGAAAACTGCTTCAACTTCTAAGACGCGATTCTCCCTCACTCTTAGTATTCGGGAGGCTAGGAGCTTCGGCCCTTGCCTTGATCAGTGCCCCCATAGTCGCCCGCGCTATTGGGCCCGAAGGGCGAGGCGACACTGCGGCCGCGATCGCTCTCTTTTACATAACGCCAATTCTATTGGCTATAGGTATTCCGATGGAGGTGCGGCGCCTTTCCGCTACATCAGACGCCAAACGAGTTCTAAGGGCTGCAAGAATTCTTTGTATCCTGGCACTTCCTTTGAGCATAGCCGCGGCTATCGTTTTCGGACAGACCATTTTTCTAGAGCTCGATCCCACTACGCGGATGGTGGCCATCATCGGAGTGAGCCTAAGCCCTCTTATGATGAGTTGGAGCTGCGATGTCAGCGTCTTGGTCGCGCATGAGCGGTACCGGGGTGTTATGGTCATGCAGCTGGCTCAACCCGGAATTTACGTCATCATAGTTATCGCACTATCTCTTCTCAGGATTGCCTCTCCGGCAACGGTTCTCATTGCAAGCCTTTGCGGAACAACGACGACATTCATAGTTGGCGTTTATTTAACTCGAACGTCCGTCTTGGGTCCGCATGTACCGCTTGCATCGCTAATGAAGAATGCAGTCCGATTCGCCGGTAGTTCGATCGCAGAGGCGGCATCTAGCCGCTTAGACCAGGTTCTGGTTCTTCCTCTAATCGGCTCGTTCCAGGCGGGCATCTACTCGGTTGCTGTCACGGTGGCAGCGGTCCCACTCAGCTTTGGCCAAGCACTTGGTGCGTCGTTCTTCCGTCCAATTGCAAGGGCAGAGGGGATCAACCGAAGGGATCTGCAGGCAGCAGCACTGCGGTCAGCATCAGCGCTCGCCCTTATGAGCATTCCCCTAATGGCAATAGCAATCTATTTCGGGTTGCCGGTACTGTTCGGTGAGGAATATGCATCTTCAGTGCCCATTGCCTTTGTCAGTCTCTTGGGGACAGCTGGAATGATGACCGCTTATGTTTGCTCGATGGCTTTAGGAGCAGCGGGTAGGGGGACTGTGATGTCAGTTGCCCAGATATCTTCGCTCATTCTCGGCATAGCATTGCTTTACGTTCTTGGTCCAATTTATGGCGCCGTCGGCGCTGCGGTGGCGTCGTCAATAAGCTACTTTACACTTCTCGTCATTTTAGTATGCGCCCTTCGGATTCCATTCGAGCTGGTCATTCCCCGAAGGCATGACTTTGCCGACTCGATTCGTCGGTTATTTAGTGGCCGTTAAATGCTGCACGCAACTTTGTTATTGTCGTTCGACAAGTCTTGGAGGCCAAAAATATCATGATAAGAACTGAGAAGGTTCTTTCAGTCAGCTGGGTCGATCATCACCGGCGAAGCGCCGAGCTTGCTGGTGCTCTTGGCGTCGAACCGACGTTCGTCCGCAGCAATGCACGCTTTCTTCCCGTTAGATACTTCCGACAGTGGATTGCCACTTGGCGGCTTCTAGCAACGGATGCCGACGCGGTTCTCGTCATGCAGCCCCCGGTTTTGTCTCTAGCTTGCGCTTATCTCCACACAAATCGGCGGACGACTCTCATCGGCGATTTGCACACCGGAACTTTTCGAGACCCGCGGTGGAAATGGGCCGCACCATTGGTGCTGGCAATGTTGCGCAAGCGCGGCTTCGCAGTTGTGCCCAACGAAGCATTGGCCGAGTTGTGCCGCAGTTCCGACGTCCCGGTTGTCGTCAGCCACGGTTACCTAACAGAATTTGACTTCGCCAAGGTCAGTGAGGCGCCCACTATGGTTCGCGACGGACTTTCGTTCGTCCTGGTACCACTCGCATTTGCTTACGACGAACCTATTGACGAAATTCTTGAAGCAGCAAGGATTACACCCCAGCTGACGTGGGTCCTCACCGGTAAAGCGCCACAATCAGTGGCAGCTTCTGCACCCAAGAACTTGATCCTAACTGGTTTCGTTTCCAAGGAAGAGTACAGCGGGCTCCGTGCGAACGCTTCTGTTGTCTTGGCTGCGACCACTGCTGAGGACACTATGCAATCGGCCGGCTACGAGGCCCTGGCAGCCGGCACCCCCCTTGTAACCACGCCGACCAAGGTTCTCAGAGAGTACTTTGGCGATGCCGCGCTTTACGCCGCTCCGAAGGCCGACTCAATTGCCGAGCAGGTCAGCCATGCATTCATGAACCTACCGTACTTGGCTAACCGCATGGAAGGACTTCGCAAAATGCGAATCGCGGAACAAGACGAAGCGATCGCACAAATAAAAAGCAGAATAAGGGAATGATCACCGTAGGCGCGCGACCGCGGACGATCCGCATTGACATTTCACTCACCTCCGAGGTGATCATCGAGTCAATCGTCGCCGGCAACGGTAGGATAGGACCGCTTCGTCGTGCACACCCATGCGCGCCACTAGAAAGGCATCAATTTTGGAGTTAAGCGACTACCTTCGCATACTGCGTCGCAACTGGATGATTCTGGTGGCCTGCACGATTTTAGGGTTGCTGGTCGCAGCTGCTGCGTCTCTTGCCATCAAGCCTACTTACACGGCCCAAACGCGTTTGTTCGTCGCCATTCAGAGCACCGGCACTGCAGCGGACCTTCAACAGGGCAACAATTTCAGTCAATCCCGCGTTCAGTCTTACGTAGAGACGGTTGGCACACCGATTGTCCTTCAACCGGTGATCGACAGCTTGGGTCTGACCGTTTCTCCTGCCGAACTGAGCAAGAATATTCAGGCTTCCGCGGACTTGAAGACTGTACTGGTCTCCATTACTGCTTCAGATTCATCTCCCGTCCAGGCCGCCGCGATAGCACAGGCAACTGCAAATAGCCTTGTGGACGTGATAAACACTCTAGAAGGTGCAACGGAAGGCAAGCCCTCTCCTGTGAAGCTGTCGGTGGTAACACCTGCCAGCGCTCCCCCTCTGCCATCGGCCCCGAACACACGGCTAAATATTGCAATGGGGCTGATTTTGGGGCTGATCGTAGGTCTCGTGACAACCGCACTACGGGCCTTAATGGACACAAGGGTTCGTGGAGAGTCTGACATTCGGCGCGTTACCCAGGCTCCAATTTTGGGCGGTATCTCGTTCGACAGCGATGCTAAGAGAAAGCCGTTGTTGACCCAGGTATTGGCTCACAGCCCGCGAGCAGAGTCTTTCCGGCAGATCAGAACGAACCTGCAATTCGCTCATGTCAGCCACGAATCGAAAGCTATCCTAATTACCTCCTCGCTGCCTGGCGAAGGAAAGACAACTACTGCAACGAATTTGGCAATAGCTCTGGCTCAGGCGGGTCAGTCGGTTGTCTTGGTAGACGCCGATCTGCGCCGACCCCGGGTGGATGACTACTTGGGATTGGACCGCAACGCTGGGCTAACTACTGCCCTCATTGGGGCAGCCCCTCTTGGAGATTTGGTACAACGTTGGGGCGACGATGATCTTTTTGTGCTCACGTCCGGCCAAATCCCGCCGAATCCAAGTGAGCTTCTCGGTTCTGCGTCAATGAAGGAATTGATTAGGTCGTTGGAGGACACTTTCGACGCGGTGATCATTGATGCTCCGCCACTGCTGCCGGTGACTGATGCAGCAGTACTCTCGCAGCAGGTGGGTGGAGTCGTTCTCGTGGTAGGGTCCTCGCGCGTCAAGTCGAGTGACTTACAGAAGTCAATCGCGGCACTGGAGATGGTGGACGCCGATGTCCTGGGCGTGGTGATGAACCTCTTGCCAAATAAGGGACCCGATGCCTACGCGTACACGTATTACGCGTACGAGGATACCGGCGGCAGAAAGACGTCGTACGCCTCGCCCGAACGCTCAGCTATGCGTTTTCCAAGCAGCGTCGAGAACGAGTAAAGACTGAGTTCACTCGGCAAACCCTCCAGCTGAACAGATGGAATTGGAACGTGTTGGGCCCCCTCACGGCATTTGCCCGTTTGGGTGCAGCCGCCCTAGCAATAGCGGCTATAAATGCTCTAGCTGAGTCAAATATCGAAGTATTAGAATTGGGGGCCTTGTGCGAGGGAAGGATGATTGGCGCGGACGTACGTCACGACTTCTTGGGACTGTAGATGCTTTAGTAATAGCTTGGGCGGTTGTCGGCGCTTACATAGTGCGATTCGGCGTGGAGCCAGGCTTTGTCGTTGAAGGTCAAGAGATCAGCTACGTATGGCTCTCGGCGCTGTTGGGGGCGACTTGGTGGTTAATGTTGGGTGCATGGAGCAGCCGGCAGAGCCGCATCCTGGGAGCTGGACCGGACGAGTATAAGCGCGTCGCCGCCGCCTCACTTTGGCTATTTGGTCTCCTCGCTATCGTCTCTTATGCATTGCGGATCGACACTGCCCGTGGCTACGTCGGCATCGCCTTACCTGTCGGCCTCGGAGGTCTTCTGTTGGCGCGTTGGCTACTTCGGCAGCATCTGAATGTGGACCGCCAGAAGGGACGGAGCATGTCTCGGCTCCTATTGCTGGGTGGCCCAGGAGCCATAGCACACCTCGCATCCTCATTAAATGGGGCGAAGCACGCGGGATACTTACCAGTTGCGGCCTACTCACCAGGATTGCACGAAAGTCTCAAGATCGAACCGGATTCTGGTCTCCAAATATTGGGACAGCAAACGAGCGCCTCAGCCATTCTGGACGCTATTGACGCCTGCAAGGCGGATGCCGTTGCTGTTTCCGCAGGAGTCCAACTCCACCCTCAGACTCTTCGTCATTTGGGATGGGAACTCGCGGCCCGGAATGTAAGTCTTATCATGGCGCCAGCCCTTACAGACATCGCTGGTCCAAGAATTCACACGCAACAAGTTGCCGGGCTCCCACTCATGCATGTGACAACCCCGACGCTAGAAGGTGGACAACAGGTCGCCAAGCGGTTGTTTGATCTCCTAGTTTCTGGTCTATTAATCATCGCGTTTTCTCCCCTAATGCTTGTTCTGGCTCTTATCGTAAAGTTGGACAGTCCGGGGCCTATTCTCTTTCGACAAGAAAGGGTGGGAATCGAAGGATTGCCTTTTCGAATGCTGAAATTCCGTTCAATGGTAGTCGACGCCGAAGAAAGGTTGCAGAGCCTCATAGACCAGAATGAAGGAAACGGCCTCCTATTTAAAATGAAGGATGACCCGCGGATCACGCGAACAGGTAGGGCCCTCCGCAAATTTAGCCTCGATGAACTACCTCAGTTGTTCAACATCTTCGCTGGATCCATGAGCTTGGTGGGGCCCCGCCCTCCTCTGCCAAGTGAAGTTGAGGCATACGAACATGATGTTCGTCGTAGGCTTCTTGTTAAACCTGGCTTGACTGGCCTCTGGCAGGTCAGTGGACGCTCAAATTTGTCTTGGCAAGATTCAGTTCGATTAGACCTTTATTACGTAGAGAACTGGTCACTTGCTGGAGATCTGCTTATTTTACTCCGAACAGTGAGGGCTGTCTTTCAAAGTTCCGGCGCTTACTGAAGCCCCTTGCCTTAAATCCATTTGAGGAAAAATGAGACTTGAATTTAGAAGTTCGAATGAACGTGAATTACATGGCGGCTTTTGCCCAGGCGTGATTCGAGCTAGAGCGTGATTGGTGAACAAATTGACGCGCAGTCGAATAGTCGCAATGAGCGCCTCAGAAGAAGGAGGCGAGTGTGGAAACTTTCTGTTGCGATTCTAGTAGCCGCAGTCATCTGCTTGCTCTCTTTAGCAGCATGGTTGGCCTACAGGGCCTCGACGGTTAAGGCCGAGCTACAGGGCGTAGTCGATCTAGTTCCAAAGCTGAAGGCCGACCTGGTGGCCAATGAACCCGATCAAGCCGCCGCAACGACCTCGTCGATGCGTGAAAAGACGCAATTGGCGCGTTCGGCCGTCTCCGACCCCATGTGGACGCTTGCCTCAACCGTTCCCTGGGTCGGGCCCAACTTCAGTGCTGTCGGCGAAATGGCACGCACTGCCGACGACGTAGTCGGACTAGGCCTCGAACCAATCGTGGGACTAGCAACGACTCTGAATTGGGACAGGCTGGTTCCTAGCAGTGCAGGGGCGGACTTAGCCGCTCTTGAATCTGTTTCCCCGACCGCAACTAACGCCGCCTACGCAGTACAAACTTCAGCTGAGAGGCTGAAGGCTATAGATGCAAGCCGGCTCCTCCCCGAAATATCAGAACCTTTAGTGGCTTCTCGGGCTGAGTTGAGTTCCATCACCGGCGCACTCACGGCGTCGGCCGACGCGGCACGGCTTCTTCCAGAGATGCTTGGTTCCCAGGAAACACGGCACTACCTGCTAATGATTCAGAACAACGCAGAAGCGCGAGCGTCGGGAGGTATTCCGGGTGCGTTGGCTGCTCTTACCATCGAGAAGGGGAAGCTCTCACTTGGCGCCCAGAGTAGTGCTGGAGATCTGGGCATCATGGCGCCGGTCCTGCCTGTAAATCCGCAACAAGAACAGATTTTTTCCACGCGCTTGGGCAAATATATGCAGGACGTCAACCTGACCCCGGACTTCCCTACAGCCGCATCCACAGCACAACGCATGTGGGAACGAAAGACTGGCCAACGCGTCGACGGTGTGCTATCCGTTGATCCCGTAGTCCTAAGCTACATTCTGCGGGCCACAGGACCTGTATCGGTTACAGGACCCGAACTCCAACAAGTGAAGGCATTAGGACTGCCCGTACAGCTCACAGGCAACAACGTCGTCCAAACGCTCCTTTCCGACGTCTATGCAAAGATCGAGCAACCTAAACTGCAGGATGCGTACTTCGCAGGTGTAGCCAGAGAGATCTTCTCCGCGCTCTCCAACGGAAAAGCGGAAGCTAAGGGATTAGTCAGCGGATTAAGCCAAGGCGCACAGGAAGGGCGGGTACTTGTTTGGTCGTCGAAATCGAAGGAACAGTCGATCATAGAGAGGTATCAAGTAGGCGGATCTGTAACAGGTCCAAGCGTTCCGCCTGCGCAATTCGGCGTCTACTTCAACGATGGTACAGGCGCAAAAATGGATTACTACGTGAAACGCAGCGTGCAACTCGTCAAACAATGCGAGAAAGATGGGTACGAGCACACGCTCGTGCGTGTGGTCAGTACAAACACTGCTCCCGCCAATGCGGCCACTTCACTCCCCGCTTACGTGACAGGAGACGGCAATTTCGGAGTTCCGGCGGGCTCCGTTCAAACGAATGTATTGGTTTACGGTCCTGCGCAGGCAATGATTGAGACGACGGACCTGGACGGTCAGCGTGTCCCGTTCGCCTCGCACTTTCACGCAACTCGCCCCGTGGGCATATACGCAGTCACACTGGCCCCCGGTGAAAGTAAAATCCTAGAGTTCAGTTTCGGAAGAATCGTCCAGCACATGGAACCCAACGTAGTAGTAACTCCGTCGGTTCAACCCATCCAAGATGTCATCCTCCCTACAGAGAGCACCGCTTGTAGCCAGCAGTGAGACGAGTCGTTAATACTTTGTAAACCGAGTAGATTGAGATTGCTCGCAACGTGAGCCAATGATAGATTCTTCTCGGGATATCTATCCGTAGTTCTGCACAGGTCTCGTGCAGGGGGGCCTTCCCCAAGATCGGGTATCAAAACTTAAACGTCTCCGGGGGGACACACATGAAGAAAACACTCGCAACACTCGCACTTGCTGGTTCGATCGCTCTTGTCGGAGCAGCTCCCTCAATGGCCACCACCTACCCTGCCCTGCCGCCGCAGGCCGCCGTTTCTGACGGTAGTGTCGCGCCAGGCGAAACCTTCACCTTCACAGGCCAAGGCTTCCTTGCAGGGGAAACCGTGACCATCACAGTTACGCTCGTCACTGGCGGCGCCACGAACGCAGGTGGCACCGCAGTTTCGGCTAAGATCCCCGTCTTCCAGGCACCGCAGACGCTCACCGCAACTGCTGACGCCCAAGGCAAGATTTCCGTTCCGCTGGCTCTCAACGAGGCCGGTACTTACTCCATCACGGCAACTGGTAACACCTCTGGCGTCACGGTTGGACCCGTCACGGTGACGGTTGCTGCTTCATTGGCTAACACCGGCGGCGCTCCGCTGGCCAACACGGGCGCCGGTGCAGGCCTCG from Pseudarthrobacter chlorophenolicus A6 encodes:
- a CDS encoding polysaccharide pyruvyl transferase family protein; the encoded protein is MTKKVLVLWADNQSANLGVRVLAQGMAEVARRAWGHSSKIDYQDFGPGDSGVSFGTRSIIRDFGRRRGPIKDHLRQYDAILHTGAGDSFADIYGFKRLSFMVYTHFVARRLNIPIFMGPQTIGPFTTSIGRFLAKRMLREARVVITRDTASANYAAMLGRAVDARATDVVFALPSVQTEKCRDIVLNVSGLLWFGNEHVNSEDYKSSIRKLIALLESEGRTVSLLAHVVNDPSVVDDAAAIRQLVTSDDLVNEVLIPDSLGQVREYVSSAQLVIGSRMHACLNALSVGTPAIPWAYSRKFAPLLADIGWDISVDLKEARDPAGTTLALLRAITDEQWSQKVQTVLSQTTERLELAVEALQPNLQEAA
- a CDS encoding Coenzyme F420 hydrogenase/dehydrogenase, beta subunit C-terminal domain; translated protein: MCPGISVTERTDPTLSHHPTFGKYFSSWEGRAIDETVRRTGSSAGVLTALSAWLIDSDKTGRVIGSARDAVRPTRTVPVSITSREDALRSAGSRYAPVANLPLLKTDGADNAFVGKPCEASAAKQLFDMAGVSDESRPIVLSFFCAGTPSQNATEGLIRKLGVEEESVGTLDYRGNGWPGDFRIGLVDGTDREMSYQESWGGHLGRNLQWRCKLCVDGTGGHADIAVGDYWHADAKGFPVFTDAEGTSVVIARTRRGEELLQEAAAAGIVSLSPLDLRKVAAIQPLQVTRKNTLLARLIGRRLGGKAVPRYRGYKLGRLALSDMPNSAKSLLGTYRRTIRRMGPNR
- a CDS encoding LbetaH domain-containing protein; the encoded protein is MHPFWYNPKLGLVSKTSDVARGSCHIGDDVWIGANTVLLPGCKRVGHGAVVGAGSIVTKDVPDFAVVVGSPARQISLRLTENERRQLLELNPWSQDPITASRILASIRAEQA
- a CDS encoding oligosaccharide flippase family protein, with translation MNWIRKLLQLLRRDSPSLLVFGRLGASALALISAPIVARAIGPEGRGDTAAAIALFYITPILLAIGIPMEVRRLSATSDAKRVLRAARILCILALPLSIAAAIVFGQTIFLELDPTTRMVAIIGVSLSPLMMSWSCDVSVLVAHERYRGVMVMQLAQPGIYVIIVIALSLLRIASPATVLIASLCGTTTTFIVGVYLTRTSVLGPHVPLASLMKNAVRFAGSSIAEAASSRLDQVLVLPLIGSFQAGIYSVAVTVAAVPLSFGQALGASFFRPIARAEGINRRDLQAAALRSASALALMSIPLMAIAIYFGLPVLFGEEYASSVPIAFVSLLGTAGMMTAYVCSMALGAAGRGTVMSVAQISSLILGIALLYVLGPIYGAVGAAVASSISYFTLLVILVCALRIPFELVIPRRHDFADSIRRLFSGR
- a CDS encoding glycosyltransferase, translated to MEAKNIMIRTEKVLSVSWVDHHRRSAELAGALGVEPTFVRSNARFLPVRYFRQWIATWRLLATDADAVLVMQPPVLSLACAYLHTNRRTTLIGDLHTGTFRDPRWKWAAPLVLAMLRKRGFAVVPNEALAELCRSSDVPVVVSHGYLTEFDFAKVSEAPTMVRDGLSFVLVPLAFAYDEPIDEILEAARITPQLTWVLTGKAPQSVAASAPKNLILTGFVSKEEYSGLRANASVVLAATTAEDTMQSAGYEALAAGTPLVTTPTKVLREYFGDAALYAAPKADSIAEQVSHAFMNLPYLANRMEGLRKMRIAEQDEAIAQIKSRIRE
- a CDS encoding polysaccharide biosynthesis tyrosine autokinase, producing the protein MELSDYLRILRRNWMILVACTILGLLVAAAASLAIKPTYTAQTRLFVAIQSTGTAADLQQGNNFSQSRVQSYVETVGTPIVLQPVIDSLGLTVSPAELSKNIQASADLKTVLVSITASDSSPVQAAAIAQATANSLVDVINTLEGATEGKPSPVKLSVVTPASAPPLPSAPNTRLNIAMGLILGLIVGLVTTALRALMDTRVRGESDIRRVTQAPILGGISFDSDAKRKPLLTQVLAHSPRAESFRQIRTNLQFAHVSHESKAILITSSLPGEGKTTTATNLAIALAQAGQSVVLVDADLRRPRVDDYLGLDRNAGLTTALIGAAPLGDLVQRWGDDDLFVLTSGQIPPNPSELLGSASMKELIRSLEDTFDAVIIDAPPLLPVTDAAVLSQQVGGVVLVVGSSRVKSSDLQKSIAALEMVDADVLGVVMNLLPNKGPDAYAYTYYAYEDTGGRKTSYASPERSAMRFPSSVENE
- a CDS encoding sugar transferase, with protein sequence MRGKDDWRGRTSRLLGTVDALVIAWAVVGAYIVRFGVEPGFVVEGQEISYVWLSALLGATWWLMLGAWSSRQSRILGAGPDEYKRVAAASLWLFGLLAIVSYALRIDTARGYVGIALPVGLGGLLLARWLLRQHLNVDRQKGRSMSRLLLLGGPGAIAHLASSLNGAKHAGYLPVAAYSPGLHESLKIEPDSGLQILGQQTSASAILDAIDACKADAVAVSAGVQLHPQTLRHLGWELAARNVSLIMAPALTDIAGPRIHTQQVAGLPLMHVTTPTLEGGQQVAKRLFDLLVSGLLIIAFSPLMLVLALIVKLDSPGPILFRQERVGIEGLPFRMLKFRSMVVDAEERLQSLIDQNEGNGLLFKMKDDPRITRTGRALRKFSLDELPQLFNIFAGSMSLVGPRPPLPSEVEAYEHDVRRRLLVKPGLTGLWQVSGRSNLSWQDSVRLDLYYVENWSLAGDLLILLRTVRAVFQSSGAY
- a CDS encoding DUF4012 domain-containing protein, which gives rise to MWKLSVAILVAAVICLLSLAAWLAYRASTVKAELQGVVDLVPKLKADLVANEPDQAAATTSSMREKTQLARSAVSDPMWTLASTVPWVGPNFSAVGEMARTADDVVGLGLEPIVGLATTLNWDRLVPSSAGADLAALESVSPTATNAAYAVQTSAERLKAIDASRLLPEISEPLVASRAELSSITGALTASADAARLLPEMLGSQETRHYLLMIQNNAEARASGGIPGALAALTIEKGKLSLGAQSSAGDLGIMAPVLPVNPQQEQIFSTRLGKYMQDVNLTPDFPTAASTAQRMWERKTGQRVDGVLSVDPVVLSYILRATGPVSVTGPELQQVKALGLPVQLTGNNVVQTLLSDVYAKIEQPKLQDAYFAGVAREIFSALSNGKAEAKGLVSGLSQGAQEGRVLVWSSKSKEQSIIERYQVGGSVTGPSVPPAQFGVYFNDGTGAKMDYYVKRSVQLVKQCEKDGYEHTLVRVVSTNTAPANAATSLPAYVTGDGNFGVPAGSVQTNVLVYGPAQAMIETTDLDGQRVPFASHFHATRPVGIYAVTLAPGESKILEFSFGRIVQHMEPNVVVTPSVQPIQDVILPTESTACSQQ
- a CDS encoding LPXTG cell wall anchor domain-containing protein; translation: MKKTLATLALAGSIALVGAAPSMATTYPALPPQAAVSDGSVAPGETFTFTGQGFLAGETVTITVTLVTGGATNAGGTAVSAKIPVFQAPQTLTATADAQGKISVPLALNEAGTYSITATGNTSGVTVGPVTVTVAASLANTGGAPLANTGAGAGLANTGADSGLVLWTLVGAGALAAGATSVVVVRRRAKAEAAA